One Cucumis melo cultivar AY chromosome 8, USDA_Cmelo_AY_1.0, whole genome shotgun sequence genomic window, TTTGATGCTGTAAGCTCTTACTTTATCTCGGAACAGTTATTTGGGCCGACGGGTTCTCTCAAGCAACTAGATATTGCCATAACAGCTGATTCAATAGACGAATCTTCACCCTGTTTAAGTCACCAGAGCGATCATATGAGATGATGATCGTGACCATATTTTCCTGACCAGTGACCAAAGCAAAAGCTCACAACAGTAACTGTTATACAGAAGTATCAATTGGAGATGTTACCTTCTCTTTCCAATAAAAAATGTTTCCATACTTTCCAGCCAAACGGCTCCAAAAGCTCCTTGGAATGTCTAAATCGACCGTCGCTCCAACATTGAAGTTCAATATGTTACCTGAATGAAGATATCAATCAATGTCATCATAGGCATAGGAGGAGAAAAGTATACTAACACTGTTCATACCAAATGTAGGATCAGCAACAAACACGATTGTCCTATCATCCACTTGCCAAAAATCTTTTACTGCCAGCcctgaaaaaaaaatcatgaaatTGATCGTTTCTGATGATTAGATTAGTGGTTTCTATCCAAATAAACTAATCTTAGACGTTCAACGTTCTAGTAAGACCACGCAAAAGAGAATTCTAATGCATAGATAAAAAGAATATTATGAGTGCATTTAACTCTGAATTAAAGACGAGAGAAATGTGATCTAATCCTCCTTTATACAAGAAATTGCTGACAGACAAAGACAATAAAACATGGAACAAACCTGGAGTCGCAGGATAATTTTGGGCCAAAACTCGCAATTTATATCCAGTATCCTTCTCAATGTCAGCAATTTCTTGTTTGAGTCTAATTTCCTGTTTCACAGAAAATCAGAATCAGCAGTGGCCACTTGATCATGAATCAAACACCCAAAATTATATCAGATAATGAAGCCAAACCAACCATACCTGGCCATCAGATAAAAACCCAGCAACATCAATGACAGAGGTGAACTCCTTGGGAAGCAATTCCGGTTTGTTAACCCCAACTTTAGCATCAGCAAATCCAACTCCTACTCACTGAATTACTGTTAGCATTTCAttaaattatgaaaattttataGTAAGGTAGAGTACGAGTATCAACATCCAAATTTATAACAACCTAAAAATTCAAACTCGAATCAGCATAAACCGAATTGAGCATTGTTTTCTCATCAACGTGATGATAATAGGCAAGAATGACTACCGGAGAGGGTTATGCCGAGCGCTAGAGCCCCAGAGAGCACGAAACTCAGAGGTTTTTGGGGGAGATGAAGAAGGCGGTCGCCGAAATCAGTGTATTTTTGGGAGGGAAATGGAGATGACGGCGGAGAGAAACGAGATGATGATCTGCAAAGCGGCAGTGAAGATCTGGAAAATGAGAGAGATGGAGAAGGGAGGTGATGATGAAGATGCATGAACGCCATTATTGAATTCCTCCAGATTGTTGTTGCTGTCTTTGCGGCATTGGTTTTCGGATGAAATTTGTGTTTCGGAAAGAGAGAGTGGAGGGAGAAGATGATTCTGGATAATCTAATGGATAGGGGATTTAGGCAATAATTTGCAACGTCTTTTTTGTACCGcgggttatatatatatatatattaaaacgaGACATCTACACTAACCGTTGAAAATTTGACTATGGGGTATTGACATGTTAACTAACTAAATATAGAAGATTAAAGTTTAATATCAGTTTGTATTGAAAAAATTGTGGGCTTCTACCCGCTACATCTAAAATGGAAAGTTAAGTGTATGGAGATGGCTTCCATTCAGAAAATTTTGACATCTCTTATTTGTCCATTTGAGTGGTTGTATTGGCTTATTAGTTGTGGAATTGAACTCTAACgccattcaaatttgaattcttGTCCTTTTCTTAAACGTAGATGTAGGACATTATGTGTCTTCTAACTTTCGCTTGGTTTGTTAACAACCCATATGCATCTTGAGAAATTGAGCCACTAAAAGGAAAAAATACACGTTGTTGGTATAAACTGTaactttaaattcttttaattttttttattcttattttcaTGTGTTCGTGACCCCTTTCATTTGTATGAGATATTAGTTCATTCATTCGCTTCATCTTCTTAAACTTGGGTTGTCACTCCCTTTCTCTTTTATAAAAGATGTGATGTTTTAACTTTACCAAATAAATTATATCTCCTAGCCAAACGGCACTTGCGTGAAGGAGTAGAACAAGAAGATCCTACGCTTAGTCGTACTTATCTTAACACGATCATCTTCAAAGTATTTCCGATACTTTCCTATATATTTATTGGTTGGTGGAAGATTACAAAATCAAGTTTGCCTT contains:
- the LOC103500819 gene encoding thylakoid lumenal 15.0 kDa protein 2, chloroplastic: MAFMHLHHHLPSPSLSFSRSSLPLCRSSSRFSPPSSPFPSQKYTDFGDRLLHLPQKPLSFVLSGALALGITLSGVGFADAKVGVNKPELLPKEFTSVIDVAGFLSDGQEIRLKQEIADIEKDTGYKLRVLAQNYPATPGLAVKDFWQVDDRTIVFVADPTFGNILNFNVGATVDLDIPRSFWSRLAGKYGNIFYWKEKENMVTIIISYDRSGDLNRVKIRLLNQLLWQYLVA